The proteins below come from a single Micromonospora citrea genomic window:
- the thiC gene encoding phosphomethylpyrimidine synthase ThiC, translating into MQARRKVYVEGSRPDVRVPFAEVELTGDNPPLRLYDTSGPGSEPEVGLPPLRGAWIAERGDVAPVRGAGTPLAGADGRRPTQLAYARAGVVTPEMEFVAIREGMAPEFVRDEIAAGRAVLPLNVNHPECEPAIIGKAFLVKVNANIGTSAVTSSVAEEVEKLTWATRWGADTVMDLSTGKRIHETREAIVRNSPVPIGTVPIYQALEKVGGDPVKLSWEVFRETVIEQAEQGVDYMTVHAGVLLPYVPLAVDRVTGIVSRGGSIMAAWCLAHHEENFLYTNFRELCEILARYDVTFSLGDGLRPGSIADANDEAQFAELRTLGELTKVAWEYDVQVMIEGPGHVPMHKIKENVDLQQEWCHEAPFYTLGPLTTDIAPAYDHITSAIGAAMIGMFGTAMLCYVTPKEHLGLPDRDDVKAGVIAYKIAAHAADLAKGHPGAQAWDDALSKARFEFRWEDQFNLSLDPETARSYHDATLPAEPAKTAHFCSMCGPKFCSMKITQELKEYAARGMRDKSEEFVSSGGRVYLPLA; encoded by the coding sequence ATGCAGGCACGTCGCAAGGTGTACGTGGAGGGGTCCCGGCCGGACGTGCGGGTGCCGTTCGCCGAGGTGGAACTGACCGGCGACAACCCGCCGCTGCGGCTCTACGACACCTCCGGGCCCGGCTCCGAGCCGGAGGTGGGTCTCCCGCCGCTGCGCGGGGCGTGGATCGCCGAGCGCGGCGACGTGGCCCCCGTCCGGGGCGCGGGCACCCCGCTCGCCGGCGCCGACGGGCGGCGTCCCACCCAGCTCGCGTACGCGCGGGCGGGCGTGGTGACGCCGGAGATGGAGTTCGTGGCGATCCGGGAGGGCATGGCGCCGGAGTTCGTCCGGGACGAGATCGCCGCCGGGCGGGCGGTGCTGCCGCTCAACGTCAACCACCCCGAGTGCGAGCCGGCGATCATCGGCAAGGCGTTCCTGGTGAAGGTCAACGCCAACATCGGCACGTCGGCGGTCACCTCGTCGGTCGCCGAGGAGGTGGAGAAGCTGACCTGGGCGACCCGGTGGGGCGCGGACACCGTGATGGACCTGTCGACGGGAAAGCGGATCCACGAGACGCGCGAGGCGATCGTGCGGAACTCGCCGGTGCCGATCGGCACCGTGCCGATCTACCAGGCGTTGGAGAAGGTCGGCGGCGACCCGGTGAAGTTGAGCTGGGAGGTGTTCCGGGAGACCGTGATCGAGCAGGCCGAGCAGGGCGTCGACTACATGACGGTGCACGCCGGGGTGCTGCTGCCGTACGTGCCGCTGGCGGTCGACCGGGTGACCGGCATCGTGTCGCGGGGCGGCTCGATCATGGCGGCCTGGTGCCTGGCGCACCACGAGGAGAACTTCCTCTACACGAACTTCCGGGAGCTGTGCGAGATCCTGGCCCGCTACGACGTGACGTTCTCGCTCGGCGACGGGCTGCGCCCCGGCTCGATCGCGGACGCCAACGACGAGGCGCAGTTCGCCGAGCTGCGCACCCTGGGCGAGCTGACGAAGGTCGCCTGGGAGTACGACGTCCAGGTGATGATCGAGGGCCCCGGTCACGTGCCGATGCACAAGATCAAGGAGAACGTGGACCTCCAGCAGGAGTGGTGCCACGAGGCGCCGTTCTACACGCTCGGCCCGCTGACCACGGACATCGCCCCCGCGTACGACCACATCACGTCGGCGATCGGCGCCGCGATGATCGGCATGTTCGGCACCGCCATGCTCTGCTACGTGACCCCGAAGGAGCACCTGGGCCTGCCGGACCGCGACGACGTCAAGGCCGGCGTGATCGCGTACAAGATCGCGGCGCACGCGGCCGACCTGGCCAAGGGGCACCCCGGGGCGCAGGCGTGGGACGACGCGCTGTCCAAGGCGCGGTTCGAGTTCCGCTGGGAGGACCAGTTCAACCTGTCGCTGGACCCGGAGACCGCGCGCTCGTACCACGACGCGACCCTGCCGGCGGAGCCGGCGAAGACCGCCCACTTCTGCTCGATGTGCGGCCCGAAGTTCTGCTCCATGAAGATCACCCAGGAGCTGAAGGAGTACGCGGCGCGCGGCATGAGGGACAAGTCGGAGGAGTTCGTCTCCTCGGGCGGCCGGGTCTACCTGCCGCTGGCCTGA